GACCTTAATTCTGAAGAATTTTATGAGAAAATGAAGAAATCGAAAATTGTAGTATTGCCTTTAAAAGGATCCATGACTGCGGGGCTACTTGTACTCACTAAAGCTATGCTGATGGGAAAAGCAGTTATTGCTACGAAAACTGTAACAACTGAAAATTATATAGTTTCAGGCAAAAATGGTCTATTTGTTGAAGAAGGAGATTATGAAGATCTTGCTCAAAAGATTCATAATTTACTATATAACGAGGGATATCTTATTAATCTAGGACTTGAGGCCAGAAGATCTATCCTTAAAAATCATACTGAGCATAACTATTCTGAAAGCCTTACTTCAATTCTAAAATCGAATGAAAGGCATTGGCATTGTAAGTGAGTTTACCTCTCAAAAAAAATTTTAGAGGATTAACATGGGATAAAATGGAATGTGCTGTGATAACAACTTATCGCTGTAATGCACATTGTCAAATGTGCTATTCATGGAAGCATCCTACCAGGCCCGAGGATGAAATTACACCTGAGATCCTCGATAAAATACCATGTGGTATGAAACGATTAAACATTACAGGTGGAGAGCCAATGCTACGCAACGATATCGAAGCCATTATTGAAGTTCTCAATAAGAAAACAAAGCGCCTCGAGATAAGTACAAATGGATATTTCACTCAAAGAATTATCCAAGTTGCCAAGAAATATCCTAACATCACCATACGTGTAAGTATTGAAGGATTACCAAAACTTAATGATAGATTGATGGGTTTAAAAGATGGCTTTGATCACGGGCTAAGGACAGTTTTGAGACTGAAAGAAATGGGGATAAAAGATGTTGGGTTCAGTATGGTAATCTCAGATAAAAATGTGAAAGATTTACTTGATTTATATCACTTGATGGTATTTATGGATTTAGAATTTGCTACCGCTACTATACATAATTCTTTTTACTTTTTTAAACACGACAACAAGATTGAAGATATAAGTGCTGTTACAGAGGAAATGCAAAAGTTTGTTCGAGCCTTGTTGAGTTCCAAAAGAGAGAGTTTGAGGATGAGGATAAAGGATTGGTTAAGAGCATATTTTAATTTTGGGCTTTTGAACTATATCTATGGAAATGTTCGTCCTTTACCTTGTGTAGCAGGAATCGATTCGTTTTTCTTAGATCCGTATGGTAATGTCTTGGCTTGCAATGGTTCTGATACATCTTGGATCATGGGAAATTTAAAAGAAAAAGACTTTGATGAAATATGGCACAGTGAACAGGCAAGGAGAGTCAGAGAGAAGGTCAAAAATTGTACTAAAAATTGTTGGATGACTGGGACTGCAGTTCCTGCAATGAGAAAACAAATTTGGAAACCCACATTATGGGTTCTTAAAAACAAAATAAGAGACCAGTTAAGAAGAGATGCTGTTTCTTAGCTTATTATGAGAATCGCATTTGTTGGCCAAAAGGGGATACCCGCTACCTTTGGGGGGGTTGAAAAACATGTGGAGGAACTTGCTACGAGGCTGTCTAAAAGAGGACATGAAGTAACTGTGTATTCCCAGTCCCATTATACTAAGGTAAGCGGCTCTTATAAGGGGGTCAGGGTCGTGAGAGTGCCTACCTTGAAGCAAAAGAACTTGGAAATGATAACTTACACCTTTCTTTCTTTAGTACATCTTCTCTTCTCTCACAGGAAAGCAGACATAGTGCATTTCCAGAGTGTTGACCCTGCTATTCTTATGGGACTGGCAAAGCTAAAAGCTAAGGTAGTGGTCACTTCTCATGGGCAAGCGTATCAACGGTCTGGGAAATGGGGAAAACTCGCAAAGGCTTTCTCTAAACTTGCAGAGAGAATTTTTATCCATTTTCCTGATAAAAGAATTGCTGTTTCAAAAATACTGAAGAACTATTATGAGAGTAAATATCACCGGGAAGTAGTTTATATCCCAAATGGTGTAAATATTCCTGCGATAAACAGCTCAAAAGAGATAGAGAAATTTAATCTTATGAGGGATGGATATATATTATATGTGGGAAGACTTATTCCTACCAAGGGTTGCCATTTACTCATTGATGCATATAAAAGTATTAACACCAATAAGAAACTTGTAATTGTTGGTGGTTCCAGTTATTCTAATAAGTACATTAAAAAGCTAAAGGAAAGCGTTGCAGGAAATAGCAATATTTATTTTTTAGGTTATCAATACGGTAAAGTTCTACAAGAATTGTTTGCTAACTGCTCTTTATTCGTATTACCCTCTGAGTACGAAGGATTACCAGTTACCCTGCTTGAAGCGATGAGTTTTGCTAAACCTGTCATCTTTAGCAACATTCCAGAGAATTTGGGGATAGCGGAAGGTTGTGGAGTTTCTTTCATAAATAAAAACAAGGAAGACCTAGCAACCAAGATATTATTTTTACTTAAAAACCAAAAGATTAGTAAAGATTTGGGCAAGAGAGCTATAGAACGCGTTGTACGAGATTATAATTGGGATACAGTAGTGGCTCAGACAGAAAATGTTTACCAGTCTCTTATAGCTATCCGAAAATATAATTAGGAGAGCGAGAAACAAAAGTATTAGCGTGTAATTGACGAATTATTAACTTAATACAGTATTTTGTTAAAAACTATCACGAAAACCCGAAAGAATGAAAACACGAAAAGGATTTAAGCATAAAAATTTTTATTTTTTAAGATTTCGCGTCTTTCTTTTATTTTTGTGATTTCGTGATATTCTGTGTTTAAAATAAGTCTACATAAGGAATAAGAAAGTAAAAACATTAAAATTTTAACAAAGCATTGTTAATAAATAAAGTATTCTATATTTCGCCACGACGAAATTTTTCACAAATCTTGCGGTTCTCAAGGGGCATCGCCTTGTAAAGAAACCTGTTAATTTCCTCTAACCACTCAAGTTTCTGTTCTGGCGGAAGTGCCATGTATTCTTTAAGCTGTTCTTTGGAACGATAGAAATAATACCCACCCCGATTTTCTCGTTTTTTCATTGATGTAAACAGATAATCATAATCAATAATTTATGTTCAGTCTACCTCAATGAGAAGTTTTTTAATTTCCTGTAAATGTTCAATGTCAGATAAGTCCTGTTTTCTTCCTGAGACCTTTTTTAACTCAATCAGATGATTAATAGATATTAAAGGAATTTTTATCTCCCCAGCAGTAACTATTTTTTTATTTTGTTCGGCGATTTCAAATCTTATAGGATTATC
This DNA window, taken from bacterium, encodes the following:
- a CDS encoding radical SAM protein yields the protein MECAVITTYRCNAHCQMCYSWKHPTRPEDEITPEILDKIPCGMKRLNITGGEPMLRNDIEAIIEVLNKKTKRLEISTNGYFTQRIIQVAKKYPNITIRVSIEGLPKLNDRLMGLKDGFDHGLRTVLRLKEMGIKDVGFSMVISDKNVKDLLDLYHLMVFMDLEFATATIHNSFYFFKHDNKIEDISAVTEEMQKFVRALLSSKRESLRMRIKDWLRAYFNFGLLNYIYGNVRPLPCVAGIDSFFLDPYGNVLACNGSDTSWIMGNLKEKDFDEIWHSEQARRVREKVKNCTKNCWMTGTAVPAMRKQIWKPTLWVLKNKIRDQLRRDAVS
- a CDS encoding glycosyltransferase family 4 protein, with the translated sequence MRIAFVGQKGIPATFGGVEKHVEELATRLSKRGHEVTVYSQSHYTKVSGSYKGVRVVRVPTLKQKNLEMITYTFLSLVHLLFSHRKADIVHFQSVDPAILMGLAKLKAKVVVTSHGQAYQRSGKWGKLAKAFSKLAERIFIHFPDKRIAVSKILKNYYESKYHREVVYIPNGVNIPAINSSKEIEKFNLMRDGYILYVGRLIPTKGCHLLIDAYKSINTNKKLVIVGGSSYSNKYIKKLKESVAGNSNIYFLGYQYGKVLQELFANCSLFVLPSEYEGLPVTLLEAMSFAKPVIFSNIPENLGIAEGCGVSFINKNKEDLATKILFLLKNQKISKDLGKRAIERVVRDYNWDTVVAQTENVYQSLIAIRKYN